One window from the genome of Desulfatirhabdium butyrativorans DSM 18734 encodes:
- a CDS encoding cold-shock protein has protein sequence MAKGIVKWFNDKKGFGFIEQENGKDIFVHHSAINMQGFRTLAEGDRVSFDIEETDRGPAAKNVQKL, from the coding sequence ATGGCAAAAGGGATCGTGAAGTGGTTCAATGACAAGAAGGGTTTTGGATTCATCGAACAAGAAAATGGCAAAGACATTTTCGTTCATCATTCGGCCATCAACATGCAGGGGTTTCGAACGCTGGCTGAGGGGGATCGCGTCAGCTTTGATATCGAAGAAACGGATCGAGGCCCTGCGGCAAAAAATGTACAAAAATTATAA
- a CDS encoding DUF6178 family protein, whose product MFVYDFVLSGETIPMRHLSPIPPKIERQLAELAEKRKHLLSLPAEKALSTILEEPNGLALVRSFPEEDIYLLIKEIGPEDALPILSLASNRQWQFCIDMEIWDRDRIHPIQFAQWMNLLLTADPDRFIQWVIEEQIQPIEYFLQQHIELFIREHDQDPSDFPDDAITLDGIYYARFRQPVQSASTDEMGSSDIEQFLENFLNHLSEHNDHLTYQNLLLESQWVIPSELEEEAYRLRNVRLAEKGFLPYEEAISIYQPIEPDHIQPRVPLKSPSAPDGIPANPSILVLHNPENHPLDMTMETLKNDPIFSDVLVEMSALANQVAVADKMRIASREDLFVLMKKVRAYLGIGIEIISGKSLTPQTASIVLRRYPISAVFRVGYGKLIRMRQKAETWIKKSWFRKMGLTLGFWTEPGMGTIGGILLPRPKYYDSALAGMVYREFSSLDEIIRTENQLQLWIRMDELMQKLHLTISPKALNRIDREHVTYQSWLLSHYATFKLNRSGEELPLDMNGFKAFFTYLWEESSINTPTRKQLSRIFRKDFIDWLAVFTKTSPSEVVTSIGDLLETLFHDLEMELGSVSINHLDPRFIRLFCIKT is encoded by the coding sequence ATGTTCGTGTATGACTTCGTATTATCAGGCGAGACGATTCCGATGCGCCATCTTTCTCCCATCCCACCGAAGATTGAGAGACAACTTGCCGAACTCGCAGAAAAGCGAAAGCATCTGCTGAGCCTTCCTGCAGAAAAGGCTTTGTCCACTATTTTAGAGGAACCGAATGGTCTTGCCCTCGTCCGGTCCTTTCCAGAGGAAGACATCTATCTGCTCATCAAAGAAATAGGACCGGAGGATGCTCTGCCAATCCTTTCCCTGGCATCCAATCGTCAATGGCAGTTTTGCATCGATATGGAAATTTGGGATCGGGATCGCATTCACCCAATACAATTCGCGCAATGGATGAATCTTCTCCTCACTGCAGACCCAGATCGATTCATTCAATGGGTTATCGAAGAACAGATCCAGCCTATCGAATACTTTTTGCAACAACACATTGAACTGTTCATCCGTGAACATGATCAGGACCCTTCTGATTTCCCCGACGATGCCATTACCCTGGACGGAATCTACTATGCTCGGTTTCGTCAACCAGTGCAAAGCGCATCAACTGATGAAATGGGCTCTTCAGATATCGAACAATTTCTGGAAAATTTTCTGAACCACCTCTCCGAACATAACGATCATCTCACCTATCAGAACCTGCTGCTGGAAAGCCAATGGGTCATTCCGAGTGAATTGGAGGAAGAAGCTTACCGGCTCCGGAATGTCAGACTCGCTGAAAAAGGGTTCTTACCATACGAGGAAGCGATCTCCATTTATCAACCAATCGAGCCTGATCATATCCAGCCCAGGGTTCCCCTGAAAAGTCCGTCGGCACCAGATGGCATTCCGGCAAATCCGTCAATACTGGTTCTACATAACCCTGAGAACCATCCGCTTGACATGACAATGGAGACGCTTAAAAATGATCCCATTTTCTCGGACGTCCTTGTCGAAATGAGCGCCCTGGCCAATCAGGTAGCCGTCGCCGACAAAATGCGCATCGCCTCACGAGAAGATCTGTTCGTTCTCATGAAAAAAGTCAGGGCTTATCTTGGAATTGGGATTGAAATCATCTCCGGGAAAAGCCTAACTCCACAAACTGCATCCATCGTCTTGCGCCGGTACCCGATCTCTGCCGTCTTTCGGGTAGGATATGGCAAACTGATCCGTATGCGACAAAAGGCGGAAACATGGATCAAGAAGAGCTGGTTTCGAAAAATGGGGTTGACCCTCGGATTCTGGACCGAACCGGGCATGGGCACAATTGGCGGAATCCTGTTACCGCGGCCGAAATATTATGATTCTGCCTTGGCAGGCATGGTCTACCGGGAGTTTTCATCCCTTGATGAAATCATCCGTACGGAAAATCAGCTTCAGTTATGGATTCGAATGGATGAACTCATGCAAAAACTGCATCTTACCATTTCCCCAAAGGCTTTGAATCGAATCGATCGGGAACATGTTACCTATCAGAGTTGGTTACTGTCGCATTATGCCACTTTTAAACTGAATCGATCTGGCGAAGAGCTGCCCCTTGATATGAATGGGTTTAAAGCTTTCTTTACGTACCTATGGGAAGAATCTTCAATCAACACTCCCACCCGCAAACAACTGTCCCGGATATTTCGAAAGGATTTTATAGATTGGCTTGCCGTTTTCACGAAAACATCCCCATCCGAAGTAGTAACATCAATCGGAGATCTCCTCGAAACTCTGTTTCATGATCTTGAAATGGAACTCGGCTCGGTTTCCATAAATCATCTCGATCCGCGGTTCATTCGTCTGTTCTGTATCAAAACGTGA
- the purB gene encoding adenylosuccinate lyase: protein MEFSPLTAVSPVDGRYRKAAEPLSPYFSEYALIRYRVRVEVAYLIALSNAKLNGFQAFLPRQCELLESIFLHFGIADANRIKELESITNHDVKAVEYFLREKLDQLGLSDWIPWIHFALTSQDINNTALPLSLRDAFLEQYLPKLQELIQELKQMAIDWQTLPMLARTHGQPASPTTLGKELYVFVERLQGQLALLQQVPFSAKFGGATGNFNAHAVAFPNVDWPAFADRFIRTLGLVRTRITTQIEPYDNLAAFCDGIKRINTIFIDLVRDLWTYISLNYFHQKIREKEVGSSTMPHKVNPIDFENAEGNFGIANAILEHLAAKLPISRLQRDLTDSTVTRNIGVPLAHTLIGFASLNKGLGKLIVNRSAIEADLQKHWVVIAEGIQTVLRREGIADAYEKLKELTRTNDTITPEIVGSFVGTLDVPEKVKMELLAITPFTYTGIVEF, encoded by the coding sequence ATGGAATTCTCTCCTTTGACCGCAGTCTCACCTGTTGACGGGAGATACCGGAAAGCGGCAGAGCCGTTGAGTCCGTATTTCTCCGAATATGCACTGATCCGGTATCGGGTCCGTGTCGAGGTGGCATATTTGATCGCATTGAGCAACGCAAAGCTGAACGGATTTCAAGCATTCTTGCCTCGGCAATGCGAACTGCTCGAATCCATTTTTCTTCATTTTGGCATCGCGGATGCTAATCGCATCAAGGAATTGGAATCCATAACGAATCACGATGTAAAGGCTGTGGAATATTTCTTGCGGGAAAAGCTCGATCAGTTGGGGCTTTCGGACTGGATTCCCTGGATTCATTTCGCCCTGACCTCGCAGGACATCAACAACACAGCGCTCCCGCTCTCGCTTCGGGATGCTTTTCTGGAGCAATATCTGCCAAAATTGCAAGAACTGATCCAGGAGCTGAAGCAAATGGCCATAGACTGGCAAACCCTTCCCATGCTTGCCCGGACACACGGCCAACCAGCCTCACCCACTACTCTCGGAAAAGAACTCTATGTGTTTGTGGAACGATTGCAAGGTCAGCTTGCGTTGTTGCAACAAGTTCCTTTTTCTGCCAAATTCGGAGGGGCCACAGGTAATTTCAACGCACATGCCGTAGCCTTTCCCAATGTTGATTGGCCTGCCTTTGCCGATCGCTTCATCCGGACCTTAGGCTTGGTCCGAACCCGCATCACCACACAAATCGAACCTTACGACAACCTTGCCGCTTTTTGTGACGGAATCAAGCGCATCAACACCATTTTCATCGATTTGGTGCGAGACCTTTGGACCTATATTTCGCTAAATTATTTTCATCAAAAAATCAGGGAAAAGGAAGTAGGCTCTTCCACTATGCCCCACAAGGTCAATCCGATAGACTTTGAAAATGCGGAAGGCAATTTCGGTATCGCCAACGCCATTCTGGAGCACCTTGCGGCCAAGCTTCCGATTTCCAGACTTCAACGCGATTTGACGGATTCAACCGTCACCCGGAACATTGGGGTCCCCCTGGCACATACGCTGATCGGTTTCGCTTCCCTGAATAAAGGACTTGGAAAACTGATCGTCAATCGATCTGCCATTGAAGCGGATCTTCAAAAACATTGGGTGGTCATTGCGGAAGGCATCCAGACGGTTCTGAGGCGGGAAGGAATTGCAGATGCTTATGAAAAGCTCAAAGAATTGACCAGAACCAACGACACAATTACACCCGAGATCGTTGGCTCCTTTGTAGGCACCCTGGATGTACCGGAAAAAGTCAAAATGGAATTGCTGGCCATTACGCCGTTTACCTATACAGGGATTGTGGAGTTCTGA
- a CDS encoding hybrid sensor histidine kinase/response regulator yields MKSESEMTILVIDDEQNIREGSQRILSRMGYRVLTAANGQQGLALVQAQPVSIVLLDLKMPGMDGMEVLTHIRLFDPEILVIVITGYATIETAIEAMKKGAYDFIPKPFEPDQLRIVINRARERLRLIDETRRLERERERNLADLGTEKSRIRTIVETLPNGVLVTNVEGRIALMNPAFRWLMEIEGEVPAGAPVESCIAEAGLLQLIREVSKGKERNGAVDAKYEFAVGEQKFLQAIAKPVWSESGECVGAVVNLTDITTMKLLDRLKNEFVAKVSHELRSPLSTIHEQLALVLRDMAEKESSRDQYLLSRAKEKTQGLISLIGDLLDLSHIEAGNVCKDRKPIHLAELLKNIVDFLGTKAKAKRQRLDLELPPEPLPLIEADPMAIESIFGNLITNAIHYTPEEGAINVRVTLEPGDEATTAAVTTAGVKSNPWIRVDVIDNGFGIEERHLENIFKRFYRVKNEKTRFITGTGLGLPIVKGLLDELGGRITVQSVPDHGSTFTVWLPLCQE; encoded by the coding sequence ATGAAATCCGAAAGCGAGATGACGATCCTGGTCATCGACGACGAACAGAACATCCGCGAAGGCTCCCAGCGCATCCTGAGCCGCATGGGGTATCGGGTGCTCACGGCAGCCAACGGCCAGCAAGGACTTGCGCTCGTCCAGGCCCAACCGGTTTCCATCGTGCTGCTCGATCTCAAGATGCCCGGCATGGATGGGATGGAAGTGCTCACCCACATCCGGCTCTTCGATCCGGAAATCCTCGTAATCGTCATCACGGGGTACGCCACGATCGAAACGGCCATCGAGGCCATGAAGAAGGGGGCCTACGATTTCATTCCCAAACCCTTCGAGCCGGATCAACTGCGAATCGTCATCAACCGGGCCAGGGAGCGCCTTCGCCTGATCGACGAAACCCGAAGACTCGAAAGGGAGCGGGAACGAAACCTGGCCGATCTGGGTACCGAAAAGAGCCGCATCCGCACCATCGTCGAAACCCTGCCGAACGGGGTGCTGGTCACCAATGTCGAAGGGCGCATCGCCTTGATGAATCCGGCTTTCCGGTGGCTGATGGAGATCGAAGGAGAAGTCCCGGCGGGTGCACCCGTCGAGTCCTGTATTGCGGAGGCAGGACTGCTCCAACTGATTCGTGAGGTTTCCAAGGGAAAGGAACGCAATGGCGCAGTCGATGCCAAATATGAATTTGCCGTCGGCGAGCAGAAATTTCTTCAGGCCATCGCCAAACCGGTGTGGAGTGAATCGGGGGAATGCGTCGGGGCCGTCGTCAACCTGACCGACATCACCACCATGAAGCTTCTGGATCGTCTGAAAAACGAATTCGTCGCCAAGGTCAGCCACGAACTTCGCTCCCCATTATCAACCATTCACGAACAGCTCGCCCTCGTCCTTCGGGATATGGCCGAAAAGGAATCGAGCCGGGATCAGTACCTGCTCTCGAGAGCCAAGGAAAAAACCCAGGGCCTCATTTCACTGATCGGAGATCTGCTCGACCTGTCGCATATCGAGGCGGGCAATGTCTGTAAAGACCGCAAGCCGATTCATCTTGCGGAACTGCTGAAAAACATCGTGGATTTCCTGGGAACGAAGGCCAAAGCGAAACGGCAGCGCCTCGATCTGGAGCTTCCGCCGGAGCCGCTACCGCTCATCGAGGCCGATCCGATGGCCATCGAGAGCATTTTCGGAAACCTCATCACCAATGCCATCCACTATACCCCTGAGGAAGGCGCAATCAATGTGCGGGTGACGCTTGAGCCAGGCGATGAAGCCACGACCGCCGCTGTCACAACCGCAGGCGTCAAATCCAACCCCTGGATCCGCGTCGATGTCATCGACAACGGCTTCGGGATCGAGGAGCGTCATCTCGAGAACATCTTCAAGCGCTTTTACCGGGTGAAGAACGAAAAGACCCGATTCATCACCGGAACCGGTCTGGGCCTTCCAATCGTCAAAGGGCTGCTGGACGAACTGGGCGGCCGGATCACGGTCCAGAGCGTTCCAGATCACGGATCGACATTCACGGTATGGTTGCCCCTTTGTCAAGAGTGA
- a CDS encoding ATP-binding protein: MRSEAEKDYLLRAIDALNREMIVVSPQFQIVAANRYAAEKRGEDIVGRPCHEVYFDADTPCGRCPVHQVITDALPVQQAFLDGGIRTEKVYCYPLRSGDAIDAVVILDFDIPRLGELEEEIRRANAFLVNMINSAVDGVIAADRKGKIFLFNQSAAEVSGYSVQEALESLYIQDIYPDRGAWDVMKKLRSEEYGGKGRLKEYHVEVLGKSGERIPISLYASIIYEGDQEVATIGFFHDLRERLRLKKELENAQIQLMQNEKMASLGKLAAGVAHQINNPLGGIMLYSRLIQEEYDLPEDARSDLSRILKDAERCRDTVKELLVFSRQTRLEKQLHPINEAIRRTLFLLEKQVLFQNIRIHTDLEADIPPVYGDIQQLNHLFMNIILNAAQAMDGHGELSIRTRRSEAGHQVIIEIADTGPGIPEAVLPHIFEPFFTTKEEGKGTGLGLSLVYGIVKSHDGDIVAANRPESGALFTIVLPVNPNPEPGNQS; the protein is encoded by the coding sequence ATGCGTAGCGAGGCGGAAAAGGACTATCTGCTGCGTGCCATCGACGCGCTGAACCGGGAAATGATCGTCGTATCCCCCCAGTTCCAGATCGTCGCTGCCAATCGCTATGCTGCGGAAAAGCGGGGCGAAGACATTGTCGGTCGGCCCTGCCATGAGGTGTATTTCGATGCCGACACCCCCTGCGGTCGATGCCCCGTCCATCAGGTAATAACCGATGCCCTTCCGGTCCAGCAGGCCTTTCTCGACGGTGGTATCCGCACCGAAAAAGTATATTGTTACCCGCTTCGATCTGGAGATGCCATCGATGCCGTCGTCATTCTCGATTTCGACATCCCGAGACTTGGCGAACTGGAAGAAGAGATCAGACGGGCCAACGCCTTTCTGGTCAACATGATCAACAGTGCTGTAGACGGGGTTATCGCTGCGGATCGGAAAGGGAAAATTTTTCTCTTTAATCAGTCAGCCGCTGAGGTCAGTGGCTACAGCGTCCAGGAAGCGCTCGAAAGTCTATATATTCAGGACATCTATCCGGATCGGGGGGCATGGGATGTCATGAAGAAGCTCCGGAGCGAGGAATACGGCGGAAAAGGCAGGCTCAAAGAATATCATGTCGAGGTCCTTGGCAAATCTGGCGAACGGATCCCGATCAGCCTTTATGCCTCGATCATCTACGAGGGAGACCAGGAAGTCGCAACCATCGGTTTTTTCCACGATCTGCGGGAGAGGCTTCGGCTGAAGAAGGAGCTCGAAAACGCGCAGATTCAATTGATGCAGAACGAGAAGATGGCATCCCTCGGCAAGCTTGCAGCAGGCGTCGCCCACCAGATCAACAACCCTCTGGGCGGCATCATGCTTTACAGCCGCCTGATCCAGGAAGAATACGACCTGCCCGAGGACGCAAGGTCTGATCTTTCCCGGATATTGAAGGACGCCGAACGATGCCGGGATACGGTCAAGGAGCTGCTGGTCTTCTCCCGGCAGACCCGTCTCGAAAAGCAACTGCATCCTATTAACGAAGCCATCCGCAGGACCCTGTTTCTTCTCGAAAAGCAGGTTTTGTTTCAGAATATTCGCATTCACACCGATCTCGAAGCGGATATTCCACCGGTATATGGCGACATCCAGCAGCTCAACCACCTCTTCATGAACATCATCCTGAATGCCGCCCAGGCCATGGACGGACATGGCGAATTATCGATCCGTACACGCCGCTCCGAAGCCGGTCATCAGGTGATCATCGAAATTGCAGACACGGGGCCGGGCATCCCCGAAGCGGTTCTGCCGCATATTTTCGAGCCGTTCTTCACGACCAAGGAAGAGGGAAAAGGAACGGGGCTCGGTCTGAGCCTCGTTTACGGCATCGTCAAGAGCCACGACGGCGATATCGTCGCAGCAAATCGCCCTGAAAGCGGGGCGCTCTTCACCATCGTTCTTCCCGTAAACCCGAATCCGGAGCCAGGAAACCAGTCATGA
- a CDS encoding response regulator transcription factor, with translation MSEKKRILLVDDEPDFSMVVQAYLEKEGFATELAYNGLEGYEKVKANPPDAIILDVMMPEMDGYQLCAKLKKEPAYAEIPIILLTSVADHVTSTRYSHYDGMSMEADDYLPKPASAEDITASVKRLLGQ, from the coding sequence ATGAGCGAAAAAAAACGCATTCTTCTGGTTGATGACGAGCCGGATTTTTCAATGGTCGTTCAGGCCTATTTGGAAAAAGAGGGATTCGCAACAGAGCTGGCATACAATGGTCTTGAAGGCTACGAAAAAGTCAAAGCCAATCCGCCGGATGCCATCATCCTCGATGTCATGATGCCCGAGATGGATGGCTACCAGTTGTGCGCCAAACTGAAAAAGGAACCGGCCTATGCGGAAATTCCGATCATCCTGCTGACTTCCGTCGCAGACCATGTCACCTCTACCCGCTATTCTCATTATGACGGGATGAGCATGGAAGCGGACGACTATCTGCCGAAACCGGCTTCCGCTGAAGACATCACGGCAAGTGTGAAAAGGCTTTTAGGGCAATAG
- a CDS encoding methylenetetrahydrofolate reductase, with product MTTKTPSKLEKILASGQLAVTSEVGPPRGSNPKHLEEKANIIRNHVDAVNITDNQTSVTRLCSLAACIRLKLMGLEPVLQMVTRDRNRIALQSDILGAASFDIHNILCLSGDHQSFGDCATGQNVHDLDSMQLIQTVRRMRDEGKFLGGADIDRPPRMFVGAAANPFADPFEIRVMRLAKKVAAGVEFIQTQCIYNLDKFELWVKMARDRGLTEQVHIMAGVTPLKSAGMARYMKNRVPGMDVPDEVVKRIAGVPKEKQPEEGIAICVETIERLKTVPGVHGFHIMAIEWEEKVPEIVERAGLYPRPQV from the coding sequence ATGACAACCAAAACACCGAGCAAACTCGAGAAGATTCTCGCATCCGGGCAACTGGCCGTCACCTCCGAAGTCGGCCCTCCCAGAGGAAGCAACCCGAAGCATCTCGAAGAAAAGGCGAATATCATCCGAAACCACGTCGATGCCGTCAACATTACGGATAACCAGACGTCTGTCACCCGGCTGTGCAGCCTGGCAGCCTGCATCCGGCTCAAGCTGATGGGGCTCGAACCCGTACTGCAGATGGTGACACGAGACAGAAACCGCATTGCGCTTCAAAGCGATATCCTGGGTGCCGCATCCTTCGATATCCACAACATCCTGTGCCTTTCCGGAGACCACCAGAGTTTCGGCGACTGCGCCACCGGCCAGAACGTCCACGACCTCGATTCCATGCAGCTTATCCAGACCGTTCGGCGGATGCGGGATGAAGGCAAATTTCTGGGCGGCGCAGACATAGACCGCCCCCCCCGGATGTTCGTAGGCGCCGCAGCCAATCCCTTTGCCGATCCCTTCGAGATCCGAGTGATGCGCCTTGCCAAGAAGGTGGCTGCAGGGGTCGAATTCATCCAGACCCAGTGCATCTACAACCTCGACAAGTTCGAGCTGTGGGTGAAGATGGCGCGGGATCGGGGCCTGACCGAACAAGTGCACATCATGGCCGGGGTGACGCCGCTCAAGTCCGCCGGCATGGCCCGCTACATGAAAAACCGCGTCCCGGGCATGGACGTTCCGGATGAGGTCGTCAAGCGCATTGCTGGCGTTCCCAAGGAAAAGCAGCCCGAGGAAGGCATCGCCATCTGTGTGGAGACGATCGAGCGGCTGAAAACCGTTCCGGGGGTTCACGGCTTTCATATCATGGCCATCGAATGGGAGGAGAAGGTGCCCGAGATCGTGGAGCGGGCGGGGTTGTATCCGAGGCCGCAGGTGTGA
- a CDS encoding methylenetetrahydrofolate reductase C-terminal domain-containing protein, translated as MIVADKKPIEEIIEAVRPYGRLLILGCNECVTVCEAGGKKEVGVLASALRMYFLNQGQEKRIDEVTLERQCDHEYLEEIRDRIDNYDAVLSLACGVGVQFTAEKYLSKPVLPGVNTCFLGVTEKRGLWTERCQACGQCILAYTAGICPVSRCAKRLLNGPCGGSTKGKCEISKDVDCAWQLIVDRLKALGRLEDYEKLFSIKDWSTDRAGGPRKVVREDVQI; from the coding sequence ATGATTGTCGCCGATAAAAAACCCATCGAAGAAATCATCGAAGCGGTACGTCCCTACGGTCGCCTTCTGATCCTGGGATGCAACGAATGCGTCACCGTCTGCGAGGCGGGCGGAAAGAAGGAAGTCGGTGTGCTGGCTTCCGCCCTGCGGATGTATTTCCTGAACCAGGGACAGGAAAAGCGCATCGATGAAGTGACCCTCGAACGGCAGTGCGATCACGAATACCTGGAGGAAATCCGGGATCGGATCGACAACTACGATGCCGTCCTGTCGCTGGCCTGCGGTGTCGGGGTCCAGTTCACGGCAGAAAAATATCTGTCGAAGCCGGTCCTGCCCGGCGTGAACACTTGTTTCCTGGGAGTGACCGAAAAGCGGGGGCTCTGGACGGAACGCTGTCAAGCTTGCGGGCAATGCATCCTGGCCTATACGGCAGGTATCTGCCCCGTTTCCCGATGTGCCAAGCGTCTGTTGAACGGTCCCTGCGGCGGATCCACGAAGGGGAAGTGCGAGATCAGCAAGGATGTCGATTGTGCCTGGCAACTCATCGTCGATCGCCTCAAGGCCCTCGGCAGGCTGGAGGACTACGAAAAGCTCTTCTCGATCAAGGATTGGTCAACGGATCGGGCCGGCGGCCCCCGCAAAGTCGTGAGGGAGGACGTGCAGATATGA
- a CDS encoding hydrogenase iron-sulfur subunit: protein MNPDFEPIIIAFCCNYUGYTAADLAGSMRLNYPKSIRIIRVPCTGKVDVLHLLHSFEKGADGVMTVGCMEGDCHFTSGNFRARKRVEQAKAVLKTIGIEPERVEMFNLSSAEGPRFAEYVRQMDERIRALGPNPLRNALKKAA from the coding sequence ATGAATCCGGATTTCGAGCCGATCATCATCGCATTTTGCTGCAATTATTGAGGATATACGGCAGCGGACCTGGCAGGTTCGATGCGATTGAATTATCCCAAGAGTATACGCATCATCCGGGTTCCCTGTACCGGGAAGGTGGATGTGTTGCACTTACTGCATTCGTTCGAAAAAGGAGCCGATGGGGTCATGACGGTCGGGTGCATGGAAGGAGACTGCCATTTCACCAGCGGCAATTTCCGGGCCAGAAAGCGGGTCGAGCAGGCCAAGGCCGTCCTGAAAACCATCGGGATCGAGCCGGAGCGGGTCGAGATGTTCAACCTGTCTTCGGCCGAAGGTCCGCGGTTTGCCGAATATGTCCGACAAATGGACGAGCGGATCCGGGCGCTCGGCCCGAACCCGCTTCGAAACGCATTGAAAAAGGCCGCATAA